One segment of Leuconostoc lactis DNA contains the following:
- the hpt gene encoding hypoxanthine phosphoribosyltransferase: MDNDIQEILFDQASIHDAAVRLGKQITQDYAGEKPVVLSVLKGAYLWTADLLREVDLYVDLEFINVSSYHGGVASTDEITLVTDIRSDVANRDVIILEDIVDTGQSLLFMKELLADRGARSIKVATLLDKKGGRKVEIDADYIGFDVRNEFVVGYGLDYKEMYRNLPYVGILKKEVYSD; encoded by the coding sequence GTGGATAACGATATACAAGAAATTTTGTTTGACCAAGCAAGCATTCATGATGCTGCAGTACGTCTAGGCAAGCAAATTACACAAGATTATGCTGGCGAAAAGCCAGTGGTACTATCAGTTTTAAAGGGGGCATACCTTTGGACAGCTGATTTGTTACGCGAAGTTGACTTATACGTTGATTTAGAATTTATTAACGTATCAAGTTACCATGGCGGTGTTGCCAGCACAGATGAAATCACATTAGTGACGGATATTCGTTCTGATGTGGCCAACCGTGACGTCATTATTTTAGAAGACATCGTGGATACTGGTCAATCATTGCTCTTTATGAAAGAGTTGCTGGCTGACCGTGGTGCGCGTTCAATCAAAGTTGCGACATTGCTTGATAAAAAGGGCGGCCGCAAAGTTGAAATTGATGCGGATTATATTGGGTTTGACGTCCGTAACGAATTCGTTGTTGGGTATGGATTGGATTACAAAGAAATGTACCGCAATTTGCCGTACGTTGGTATCTTGAAAAAAGAAGTCTATTCTGACTAA
- a CDS encoding MFS transporter → MTSIQKRALYLLVGSQLLIMLGIGLVIPVEPYIKTEMGLTAMDMGIMAALFAAVQFIASPIIGRLSDKFARIPIIAAGLLLFAISEAVFAIGIGQSLWYLNFARVLGGLAAALSMPSITALAADMTTLKNRARVIGWLSASFSGGIILGPGIGGVLANIDLTFPFYGSAVMGLLAFIVFICFMPAESQLRLHEDPTKPDAEITTPAPNFWSVALVMLLLMILVASFGLAAFDNMFSLYFHDVRGFDLAEIAWFLIVNGVMSLIFQVVFFDALVRHLGELRVIRLSFIAGFVAIIWILFAQSKWEVFIATLIVFVGFDVLRPAITTLLSHVNEAQQGLINGLNMSLTSIGNIVGPILGGALLDIDGSLPYAFVAVILAISSVLTLTVRFKPKTV, encoded by the coding sequence ATGACAAGCATTCAAAAACGTGCACTTTATTTACTCGTGGGTTCGCAATTACTGATTATGTTAGGAATCGGCTTGGTCATTCCAGTTGAACCTTATATTAAAACAGAGATGGGCCTCACGGCAATGGATATGGGGATTATGGCGGCCTTATTTGCCGCTGTGCAATTTATCGCCTCGCCCATTATTGGGCGGTTATCTGATAAGTTTGCCCGTATCCCCATCATTGCGGCTGGCCTGTTGCTTTTCGCCATCTCGGAAGCTGTTTTTGCCATCGGTATTGGGCAATCACTCTGGTATCTAAATTTTGCCCGTGTGCTCGGTGGTTTAGCCGCTGCCTTATCGATGCCATCCATTACCGCGTTAGCCGCTGATATGACCACTCTGAAAAATCGTGCTCGCGTGATTGGTTGGTTATCCGCTTCTTTTAGTGGCGGGATTATTTTGGGGCCCGGCATTGGTGGTGTATTAGCCAATATCGACCTTACCTTCCCCTTTTATGGGTCTGCTGTGATGGGCCTGCTCGCCTTCATTGTCTTCATCTGCTTCATGCCAGCTGAATCACAACTACGGTTACATGAAGACCCAACAAAGCCCGATGCTGAGATCACAACCCCAGCGCCTAACTTTTGGTCGGTGGCTTTAGTGATGTTGCTCCTGATGATTTTAGTGGCTTCCTTTGGTCTGGCAGCCTTTGATAATATGTTCTCACTTTATTTCCATGATGTTCGTGGCTTTGATTTAGCGGAAATTGCATGGTTCTTAATCGTCAATGGTGTCATGTCGCTGATCTTCCAAGTCGTCTTCTTTGATGCGTTAGTCCGCCACCTCGGTGAATTACGCGTGATTCGGTTAAGTTTCATCGCTGGTTTTGTCGCCATTATTTGGATTTTATTTGCCCAAAGCAAATGGGAAGTCTTTATCGCTACCTTAATTGTCTTTGTTGGCTTTGACGTCTTACGACCTGCTATTACCACGCTGCTGTCTCACGTTAACGAAGCGCAACAAGGCTTAATTAACGGTCTTAATATGTCTTTGACGAGTATTGGTAACATTGTCGGCCCGATTCTGGGTGGTGCCTTACTTGATATCGACGGTAGTTTACCGTATGCCTTTGTGGCCGTTATTTTAGCCATTTCCAGCGTGTTAACCTTAACCGTTCGATTTAAACCTAAAACCGTCTAA
- a CDS encoding FtsB family cell division protein produces MSTYNRRQLNKQRVHPEIQQIIRNSEPANMQAKRHYQKAHANREKRILFFGAIFATIFAVQLLISQVKLHAANATLTTTQSRLIAVKKANSELKADQKRLNDPTYLQQILRDKYGYTKSGEIVYNLPSDHN; encoded by the coding sequence ATGTCGACTTACAACAGAAGACAATTGAATAAGCAGCGTGTTCATCCAGAAATACAACAAATTATTCGGAATTCTGAACCAGCTAACATGCAGGCGAAGCGTCATTATCAAAAGGCGCACGCTAACCGTGAAAAAAGAATCCTGTTCTTTGGCGCCATTTTTGCGACAATTTTTGCGGTACAATTATTGATTAGTCAAGTTAAGCTACACGCTGCTAATGCAACGTTGACAACAACGCAATCACGGTTAATTGCGGTTAAAAAAGCGAACAGCGAGTTAAAAGCTGATCAGAAGCGTTTAAACGACCCAACTTATCTACAACAGATTTTGCGAGATAAGTATGGCTATACGAAATCAGGTGAGATTGTTTATAATCTACCGTCAGACCATAACTAA
- the hslO gene encoding Hsp33 family molecular chaperone HslO gives MSDQFIKTVTKNKFFRAYALNGTNMVREAAEIHDTNRLAAVVLGRSLLATTLTAQSMLKGEERLAIQINGRGPIGNVVVEADAKGSVRGYVTNPQLEPIFDDAGQLDVAKAVGTNGFLQITKFAPYANPYIGQSQLVSGEIGDDFTYYLAQSEQIPSVVGVSVYMNQDDTVGAAGGFLVQALPDATDEAINELEAALKVMKPLTEMLVEGYTPLEMLEEIFGKGEVDVLQVAGVGLAAEPTKAAYREMLTTLPAEEVQAMIDEDGGAEIVGKFSGKRYFFTADELREIVDEINQNNRD, from the coding sequence ATGTCAGATCAATTCATTAAAACAGTGACCAAGAATAAGTTTTTCCGTGCTTATGCTTTAAACGGTACAAATATGGTGCGTGAAGCGGCTGAAATCCATGATACAAACCGCTTAGCAGCCGTTGTATTAGGCCGTAGCTTGTTGGCCACAACGTTGACGGCACAATCAATGTTGAAGGGTGAAGAACGATTAGCGATTCAAATTAATGGTCGCGGGCCAATCGGTAATGTGGTTGTCGAAGCTGACGCAAAGGGGAGTGTGCGGGGATATGTGACGAATCCACAACTTGAACCTATCTTTGATGATGCTGGACAACTGGATGTGGCCAAAGCAGTTGGCACAAATGGTTTCTTGCAAATCACTAAGTTTGCGCCTTATGCCAATCCTTACATTGGCCAAAGCCAGCTGGTTTCAGGTGAAATTGGGGATGACTTCACGTACTATTTGGCACAATCAGAACAAATTCCTTCCGTTGTCGGCGTTTCAGTTTATATGAACCAAGACGACACGGTAGGGGCTGCTGGTGGCTTCCTCGTGCAAGCTTTGCCTGATGCAACCGATGAGGCGATTAATGAATTAGAAGCAGCGCTCAAGGTCATGAAGCCGTTGACTGAGATGTTGGTTGAAGGCTACACACCGCTTGAAATGTTAGAAGAAATTTTTGGCAAGGGCGAAGTTGACGTCTTGCAAGTGGCTGGGGTTGGTCTGGCAGCAGAACCAACGAAGGCAGCCTATCGTGAGATGTTGACAACGTTGCCAGCTGAAGAAGTTCAAGCCATGATTGATGAAGATGGCGGCGCGGAAATTGTGGGTAAGTTCTCAGGTAAGCGTTACTTCTTCACAGCTGATGAATTACGTGAAATTGTCGATGAAATCAACCAGAATAATCGTGACTAA
- the lysS gene encoding lysine--tRNA ligase, with translation MAEEKALNDQMLARRQKLATLVDDLHLDPFGKRFERTAKAQELHDLYDNSTLEELEAEPHEVVIAGRMIAKRGAGKIIFADLRDVSGKIQIYAKRDDLGDNYPIIKRADLGDFLGVKGIMMKTEAGELTVLVTELTHLTKALRPMPDKFHGIADVETRYRKRYLDLIANEDSFKKFQLRSKIISAIRAYMDSQDFMEVETPILQTEAGGAAARPFITHHNALNIDMYMRIATELYLKRLVVGGYERVYEIGRIFRNEGMDPKHNPEFTTMETYAAYMDFTDVMDETEGIFKAAAAVVSDDLKVTYQGTEIDLGSKFARKHMVDLIKEQTGVDFWQDMSVEDAQKLADEHHVKYEKYWGVGHIINAFFEEFVEDTLVQPTFVYGHPVEVSPLAKRNAEDPRFTDRFELFIMGSEYGNAFTELNDPIDQRARFEAQVAERENGNDEAENIDEDFIEALEYGMPPTGGLGIGIDRLVMLLTDSDTIRDVLLFPTMR, from the coding sequence ATGGCAGAAGAAAAAGCCCTCAACGATCAAATGTTGGCCCGTCGCCAGAAGTTGGCAACGCTTGTTGACGATTTACATTTGGATCCATTTGGTAAGCGATTTGAACGCACAGCAAAGGCGCAAGAATTGCATGACTTGTACGATAACAGTACATTAGAAGAATTAGAAGCTGAACCACATGAAGTTGTGATTGCTGGTCGTATGATTGCTAAGCGTGGCGCTGGTAAGATCATCTTTGCCGACTTGCGTGATGTTTCTGGTAAGATTCAAATTTATGCTAAGCGTGACGATTTGGGCGATAACTACCCAATCATTAAGCGGGCAGATCTTGGTGATTTCCTTGGTGTTAAGGGGATCATGATGAAGACTGAAGCCGGTGAATTAACGGTTTTGGTGACTGAATTAACACATTTGACGAAGGCTTTGCGTCCAATGCCAGATAAGTTCCATGGTATTGCCGATGTGGAAACACGTTACCGCAAGCGCTATTTGGATTTGATTGCCAATGAAGACTCATTCAAGAAGTTCCAATTGCGGTCAAAGATTATTTCAGCTATTCGCGCTTACATGGATTCACAAGACTTCATGGAAGTAGAAACACCAATTTTGCAAACTGAAGCTGGTGGTGCTGCTGCACGGCCATTTATCACGCACCACAACGCGCTCAACATTGATATGTACATGCGTATTGCCACCGAATTGTACTTGAAGCGTTTGGTTGTTGGTGGTTATGAACGTGTGTATGAAATCGGCCGTATCTTCCGTAACGAAGGCATGGATCCTAAGCACAACCCTGAGTTTACAACAATGGAAACTTATGCGGCGTACATGGACTTTACCGACGTGATGGATGAAACGGAAGGTATTTTCAAGGCAGCGGCCGCTGTTGTTTCCGATGACTTGAAGGTTACTTACCAAGGGACAGAAATTGATCTTGGCTCAAAGTTTGCCCGCAAGCACATGGTTGACTTAATCAAGGAACAAACAGGGGTTGATTTCTGGCAAGACATGTCTGTTGAAGACGCCCAAAAGTTGGCTGACGAACATCACGTGAAGTACGAAAAGTATTGGGGTGTTGGCCACATTATCAACGCGTTCTTTGAAGAATTCGTTGAAGACACGTTGGTACAACCAACATTTGTCTATGGTCACCCAGTTGAAGTGTCACCATTGGCCAAGCGTAATGCGGAAGACCCACGCTTTACGGACCGTTTTGAATTATTCATTATGGGTAGCGAATATGGTAACGCCTTTACAGAATTGAACGATCCAATCGACCAACGTGCGCGTTTTGAAGCCCAAGTGGCAGAACGCGAAAACGGTAATGATGAAGCCGAAAACATTGATGAAGACTTCATCGAAGCTTTGGAATACGGTATGCCACCAACAGGTGGTTTGGGCATCGGAATTGATCGTTTAGTGATGTTGCTAACAGACTCCGATACGATTCGTGATGTTTTGTTGTTCCCAACAATGCGTTAA
- the ftsH gene encoding ATP-dependent zinc metalloprotease FtsH, producing MKNNPKDGFLKSSIFYIFIFLAVVGMIYGLFGNDKSTSKTLTSSEFIKALNDKELKSITVQQGNGIYNITGEYRKPQEVTADKGLNILQQSQKVTKFTSTLLPNDASLQTVSRAAADTKTELVAKQQESSGFWLNLLVSFLPVLLIIGVFYMMMSQAGGKGGQGGMMSFGKSKAKPSDPKDNKVRFSDVAGAEEEKQELVEVVEFLKSPKKFVSLGARIPKGVLLEGPPGTGKTLLAKAVAGEASVPFFSMSGSDFVEMFVGVGASRVRDLFENAKKAAPAIIFIDEIDAVGRRRGTGMGGGNDEREQTLNQILIEMDGFEGSEGVIILASTNRSDVLDPALLRSGRFDRKILVGAPDVKGREAILNVHARNKPLAKNVDLKAIAQQTPGYVGADLENLLNEAALLAARRNKKEIDAADIDEAEDRIFQGPAKTNRGMSEQERRTTAYHEAGHALVGLVRSEASVVRKVTIVPRGRIGGYALMTPKNDRYNLRYSEAKEQLAGLMGGRAAEMFMFNEASSGASNDFQQATNLSRQMVTAFGMSTKVGMVQLEGNASVGYTEQAGNHPYSEETARLIDEEVRRLAQEAYDDATSVIAEHKDKLVAIAEALLEVETLDERQIKDIYETGHFTRKDVQDDDEVATAKSFEEAKAAADAKDSEAEARYEHHEEPKPDDESEAETLDDAPIDDKRD from the coding sequence ATGAAAAATAATCCAAAAGACGGTTTCTTAAAAAGTTCGATTTTCTACATTTTTATTTTCCTTGCAGTTGTTGGGATGATTTATGGCTTGTTCGGAAACGATAAGTCAACATCTAAGACATTAACGTCAAGTGAATTTATAAAGGCGCTGAACGATAAGGAACTCAAATCAATTACAGTGCAGCAAGGTAATGGTATTTACAACATTACTGGGGAATACCGTAAGCCGCAAGAAGTGACCGCTGACAAGGGTTTGAATATTTTGCAGCAGTCACAAAAGGTGACAAAGTTCACGTCAACTTTGTTGCCAAATGATGCGTCATTACAAACTGTTTCTCGTGCTGCAGCTGACACTAAGACAGAATTAGTCGCGAAGCAACAAGAATCATCTGGCTTCTGGTTGAACTTACTCGTGTCATTCTTGCCAGTCTTACTGATCATTGGTGTCTTCTACATGATGATGAGCCAAGCTGGTGGTAAGGGTGGCCAAGGTGGCATGATGAGTTTTGGTAAGTCAAAAGCTAAGCCATCTGACCCTAAGGATAATAAAGTACGCTTCTCTGACGTGGCTGGTGCTGAAGAAGAAAAGCAAGAATTAGTTGAAGTGGTTGAGTTCTTGAAGTCACCTAAGAAGTTTGTGAGCTTAGGTGCCCGCATTCCAAAGGGTGTTTTGCTTGAAGGCCCTCCGGGAACAGGTAAGACATTGCTTGCCAAGGCGGTTGCTGGTGAAGCCAGCGTGCCATTCTTCTCAATGTCTGGTTCTGACTTCGTTGAAATGTTCGTCGGTGTTGGAGCTTCTCGTGTCCGTGATTTGTTTGAAAACGCCAAGAAGGCTGCACCAGCAATCATTTTCATTGATGAAATTGATGCGGTTGGTCGTCGTCGTGGTACCGGTATGGGTGGCGGAAACGATGAACGTGAACAAACATTGAACCAAATCTTGATTGAAATGGACGGATTTGAAGGGTCAGAAGGTGTGATCATTTTGGCTTCAACGAACCGTTCGGATGTTTTGGATCCAGCTTTGCTCCGTTCAGGACGTTTTGACCGTAAGATTTTGGTTGGTGCGCCTGATGTTAAGGGACGTGAAGCGATCTTGAATGTTCACGCTCGCAACAAACCTTTGGCTAAGAACGTTGATTTGAAAGCGATTGCGCAACAGACACCAGGTTACGTTGGTGCCGATTTGGAAAACTTGTTAAACGAAGCTGCCTTGTTGGCTGCACGTCGTAATAAGAAAGAAATTGATGCAGCGGATATTGATGAAGCTGAAGATCGTATTTTCCAAGGACCAGCAAAGACAAACCGTGGCATGTCTGAACAAGAACGCCGGACAACGGCTTACCACGAAGCCGGACACGCTCTGGTTGGTTTGGTACGTTCTGAAGCATCAGTTGTGCGTAAGGTAACCATTGTCCCACGTGGTCGTATTGGTGGTTATGCATTGATGACGCCAAAGAATGACCGTTACAACTTGCGTTACTCAGAAGCTAAGGAACAATTGGCTGGTTTGATGGGTGGCCGTGCTGCGGAAATGTTCATGTTTAATGAAGCCAGCTCTGGCGCATCAAACGATTTCCAACAAGCAACTAACTTGTCACGACAAATGGTCACAGCCTTTGGTATGTCAACTAAGGTCGGGATGGTGCAACTGGAAGGTAATGCCAGTGTCGGTTATACTGAACAAGCTGGTAACCATCCTTATTCTGAAGAAACAGCACGTTTGATTGATGAAGAAGTTCGTCGTTTGGCGCAAGAAGCTTATGATGATGCAACCTCAGTGATTGCTGAACATAAAGATAAGCTGGTGGCGATTGCCGAAGCTTTGCTTGAAGTCGAAACGTTGGACGAACGTCAAATCAAGGATATCTATGAAACGGGTCACTTTACCCGTAAAGATGTGCAAGATGATGACGAAGTGGCGACAGCAAAGTCATTTGAAGAAGCAAAGGCAGCTGCTGATGCGAAGGATTCAGAGGCTGAAGCACGCTATGAACATCATGAAGAACCAAAACCTGATGATGAATCAGAAGCAGAAACTTTAGATGATGCGCCAATAGATGACAAGCGCGATTAA
- the tilS gene encoding tRNA lysidine(34) synthetase TilS: protein MIEKIQQQLEAQDWEPTIIVAVSGGVDSVVLLHALRQHLPTAQLVVAHVNYHLRAESDEDAAFVAELAQQYQAQFELCEWDDIPTTGVEAQARTLRYRFFEALAAKYHTQTIAVAHHADDQAETVLLKLVRGGQVTQLAGMATSRAKIRRPFLGITKQTLISYAQTHGLMWRHDQTNDDPDYTARNRLRHVVVPALQQINPQAVTHINAMAAQIQAQSDLITQTAADYVPLLTSNWPAIPSRWLLPTLTVFLQQQGIYRIKQAQLAQVVKLLHNDKKPTGSVRLSQQTQIVKSYHQLQLENIIETANPVQVLPSTMLKLNQWQKFTDGALRWTNQSPNETAYSVAFTLKQPTTHLDLRPVRTRDKLALIHGHKRLRRLAIDEKLSPAERQDMLVLATPENEVIAVKIRQRWRVSEDFAIKQDATPNWLAWRIEEK, encoded by the coding sequence ATGATTGAAAAAATCCAACAACAATTAGAAGCGCAAGACTGGGAACCAACCATTATCGTCGCCGTGTCTGGCGGTGTCGATTCTGTTGTTTTGCTGCACGCTTTGCGCCAGCACTTACCCACAGCGCAACTCGTTGTCGCGCATGTCAATTATCATTTGCGTGCTGAGAGTGACGAGGATGCGGCTTTTGTAGCCGAATTAGCACAGCAGTATCAAGCGCAATTTGAGCTATGCGAATGGGATGATATTCCGACAACGGGTGTTGAAGCGCAAGCGCGCACACTCCGTTATCGTTTTTTTGAGGCATTGGCTGCCAAATACCACACCCAGACTATTGCCGTCGCACATCATGCCGACGATCAGGCCGAAACGGTCTTGTTAAAATTGGTGCGTGGTGGGCAAGTGACGCAACTAGCGGGGATGGCCACTAGCCGTGCTAAAATCCGCCGACCTTTTCTGGGGATAACAAAGCAAACATTAATAAGTTATGCACAGACGCATGGGTTAATGTGGCGGCATGATCAGACCAATGATGATCCCGATTATACCGCGCGCAATCGTTTGCGACACGTGGTCGTTCCGGCCTTGCAACAGATTAATCCACAGGCTGTGACACATATTAATGCTATGGCTGCACAAATTCAGGCACAATCTGATTTAATTACCCAAACGGCTGCTGACTATGTGCCGTTACTCACATCGAATTGGCCGGCTATCCCATCGCGTTGGCTCTTACCGACGCTCACCGTTTTTTTACAACAACAGGGCATTTACCGGATTAAACAAGCGCAGCTGGCGCAAGTCGTCAAATTGTTGCATAACGATAAAAAACCAACGGGCTCGGTGCGTTTGTCACAGCAAACACAAATTGTGAAATCTTATCACCAATTACAGCTAGAAAACATAATAGAAACGGCAAATCCGGTGCAAGTTTTGCCGTCAACTATGTTAAAATTAAATCAATGGCAAAAATTCACTGATGGCGCCCTTCGATGGACGAATCAGTCCCCAAATGAAACCGCATACAGTGTTGCATTTACCTTAAAGCAACCCACGACGCATTTGGACTTGCGCCCAGTGAGAACTCGTGATAAACTTGCTCTCATACATGGGCACAAAAGGTTGCGACGACTAGCGATTGACGAAAAATTATCACCTGCTGAACGGCAAGACATGCTAGTCTTGGCGACCCCTGAAAATGAGGTTATTGCGGTGAAGATTCGCCAACGTTGGCGCGTTAGCGAAGATTTTGCCATCAAACAAGATGCAACGCCAAATTGGCTAGCATGGCGAATTGAGGAAAAATAG
- a CDS encoding APC family permease — protein MATDQKLNRTMTLIPAISTVMGTVIGAGVFYKASSVASATGSTSMSLFVWLLGGLISLAAGLTGAELAAALPQTGGMLVYIERAYGKLASYLLGWAQIIIYFPASIAAKGVIFGTQVANLLHLGAGAIIPSGVAALVSVALINMLGSKVAGQFQAVTLFCKLIPLALIIIFGLLQPGGVDVSLFPVTPGHEVGGWAAALGGGLLATMYAYDGWIHVGNIAGEMKHPSRDLPRAIAGGLFGIMIIYLLVNYAFLHALPFQDIQGNENTAMDAAQVIFGGFGGKLITIGILISIYGTLNGFTMTGMRLPYAMALENSLPFSNQLLKLNRFKIPYVAGIFELIVSIALMFVGGFDMLTDMLIFVIWIFYTLVLVAVIKLRRDEPDLPRPYRVPLYPVIPIIAILGGVFIIVMTLLTQFQLAMSGVLATLVGLPLYFYRKRHQKLD, from the coding sequence ATGGCGACGGATCAAAAACTTAATCGCACCATGACATTAATACCGGCAATCTCAACTGTGATGGGCACAGTGATTGGCGCCGGCGTATTTTACAAAGCCTCAAGTGTGGCATCAGCCACGGGTTCAACCAGCATGTCGTTATTTGTCTGGTTGCTTGGTGGCTTGATTAGTTTAGCGGCTGGTTTGACTGGCGCTGAATTGGCAGCGGCCTTGCCACAGACCGGTGGGATGCTTGTTTATATCGAACGCGCATACGGTAAGTTAGCGAGTTATTTGCTCGGTTGGGCGCAAATCATTATTTATTTCCCAGCGAGTATTGCGGCTAAAGGGGTCATCTTTGGGACACAGGTAGCCAATCTGTTGCATTTGGGCGCGGGCGCAATTATTCCGTCAGGCGTTGCCGCACTGGTCTCAGTTGCGCTAATTAACATGCTTGGTTCAAAGGTGGCCGGCCAGTTCCAAGCGGTGACTTTGTTCTGTAAGCTCATTCCATTGGCCTTAATTATTATCTTTGGGTTGTTGCAGCCAGGGGGCGTCGATGTGTCGTTGTTCCCCGTGACACCAGGACATGAAGTTGGCGGTTGGGCCGCTGCTTTGGGTGGTGGTTTGTTGGCTACGATGTATGCCTATGATGGTTGGATTCACGTCGGTAACATTGCCGGTGAAATGAAGCATCCCTCACGCGACTTGCCACGGGCGATTGCGGGTGGTTTGTTTGGGATTATGATTATCTATTTGTTGGTGAACTATGCGTTCTTGCATGCCTTGCCATTCCAAGACATTCAAGGCAACGAAAATACGGCAATGGATGCGGCCCAAGTCATTTTTGGTGGCTTTGGTGGGAAATTAATTACCATCGGAATTTTGATTTCAATTTATGGGACGTTGAACGGCTTCACGATGACGGGTATGCGTTTGCCCTACGCGATGGCTTTGGAAAACAGTCTGCCCTTTTCAAATCAATTACTCAAATTAAACCGCTTTAAGATTCCATATGTGGCGGGGATCTTTGAATTGATTGTGTCAATTGCTTTAATGTTTGTCGGCGGCTTTGACATGTTAACGGATATGTTAATCTTTGTCATCTGGATTTTCTACACGCTAGTCTTAGTGGCGGTCATTAAGCTCCGTCGCGATGAGCCAGACTTGCCACGACCATACCGTGTGCCGCTTTACCCTGTCATTCCAATTATTGCCATTTTGGGTGGGGTATTCATTATTGTCATGACATTGTTGACGCAGTTCCAATTGGCCATGAGCGGTGTGCTAGCCACATTAGTCGGCCTACCACTCTATTTCTACCGGAAACGGCATCAAAAATTAGATTAA
- a CDS encoding RNA-binding S4 domain-containing protein codes for MRLDKYLKVSRLIKRRTVAKEISDQGRISINGKVAKSSSDVSTNDELEIRFGNKTLTVKVLKIVETTKKDEAADMYEIVSETFAQDFRTDSDDANA; via the coding sequence ATGCGATTAGATAAATATTTAAAAGTGTCACGACTCATTAAGCGTCGGACGGTAGCAAAAGAGATTTCAGACCAAGGTCGTATTTCAATTAATGGTAAAGTGGCCAAGTCATCATCTGATGTGTCAACTAATGACGAATTGGAAATCCGTTTTGGAAATAAAACGTTGACGGTTAAGGTCTTAAAAATTGTTGAAACAACCAAAAAAGACGAAGCCGCTGATATGTATGAAATTGTGAGTGAAACATTTGCGCAAGATTTCCGTACGGATAGCGACGACGCAAACGCTTAA